Part of the bacterium genome is shown below.
AACTCACGCTCGAATATTTCTCTTCGGCGGCGTGGGACGCCACGCTGGTCGAACGCTGCCGCCGTTCGTTCCCCGCGCACGAGCATGAGCAGTTCATCGCCCACTATCGCGGCCTGATTAACTACTGGGTGAAAACCGAGCAGGATAGACTCGCCAAGCACTGAAACATGCCGGATTCATCTCGCGTTCTGACTTTCCGGCTGCCCGCGGACACTCCGGCGGGCGCCACTATTTTTCTCGCCGCCGACTTCAACGGCTGGAGCCCGTCACATCCGCTCTCGCGCACCATTCCGCAGGCGGACGGAACACACCGGTTTGTGCTTCCGCCGGATATTGACCGAGCCGAATTCAAGGTTACGCGCGGTTCGTGGGACAGTGTCGAATGTACTGCGGACGGCCAGCCGACCGGAAATCGCCAATGGAACTCCGGTTCCCATAACGGCGACTTGCACATTGAAGTGGGCGGTTGGTGTGATTTGCATCCCGGCACTGTGTCGTGGCGTCCTCGACATACGATTACCGGAGATGTGCGCGTCATTCATGATGTTTTCTCTCCGCAGCTCGGGAATATGCGGGACATTCTTGTGCTGCTCCCGCCCGGGTACGACGACAGAACAAGTGAGCGCTACCCTGTCATGTACATGCACGACGGACAAAACCTGTTTGACGATGTGTCCGCCTATGACAAGGAATGGGGAATTGACGAGATCTCACTCGAGCTTGCGGAAAAGGAACATCTGCGCCATATCGTTGTCGGGATTCCCAACATGGGTCTTTCACGGCTGCACGAGTACTCGCCGTGGGAAGACGATTTCCGCCGTTCGCGCGGCCTCGGTGAGCGTTACGTGCGGTTCGTCCTGCAAACGATTAAGCCGCATATCGACGCTCAATTCCGAACGAAACCGGGACGCGAATTCACCGCTGTCGCCGGCTCGTCACTCGGCGGATTGATTTCGCTCTATGCAGGCATGACACGCCCGGACAAATTCTCGTTCGCCGCCTGTCTCAGCCCGAGTCTGAATGTCGCAGGCGGGCGGATCATGAAGATTGCGCAGGCCTTTCACGGTGACACGCGCTTCTGGATTGACTACGGCATGCACGAATTCGGCGGTGAACGCGGACTCTCCGCTCAGATGATTGAAGCCGTGCAGGAGTGCGGACGGCTGCTGAAATCAAATGGTGTGGACGCGCGAATCGTGATTGACCCTGAAGGCGAGCACAATGAGTCTTCATGGCGAAGGCGTTTTCCAGACGTGTTGCGCTGGTGGCACAACTACCTGCCCAAATAACAAAAAAAAGCCCGGCTCGAAAAGCCGGGCTTTCAATTTCAGCCGGTCAATTACTACTCTTTCATTTCCGGCTTGCGCAGACCCTTCAAATGCTTGTCGAAAAATTCGACATGCTTGCGATACTCGGCAATGATGTTGGGCCGCTTGCTGGCGCCATGCCCTTCGTCCGGGAATATCAGCGAATCCACCGGTGTGCCAATCTCCGTTAATTTTGCAATGATCTGGCGCGCTTCACCCACTGGAACACGCGGATCGTTCTCACCGTGCACGACAAGCAACGGAGTCGTGATGAGGTGCGCCTTATTAAGCGGAGAGATTTCTTCGAGGAATTCGGGGTCGGACAAGGGGCCGTATTCCGCTTCACGCAGGGCGCGGCGGTAATCGGCGGTGTTCTCAAGGAAGGTCTTGAAGTTCGTGATGCCGACGATGTTGATGGCAGCGTTATAAAGGTCGGGATACTCTGTAATCATTCCCATCACCACATAGCCGCCGTAACTTCCGCCGCGAATGCCGATCATACCCTGCTTGGTGTAGCCCTGTGCAATCAACCAGTCCGTCGCGGCTTTGTAATCCTTCAACGAGTCCTTGCGCTTCTTGTAATTGTCCATGGCAAGGAAATCTCGGCCATAACCGGATGAACCGCGCGGATTCAAACACAATACCCCGTAGCCGTTTAACAGCATGTATTGAATGTTGCGGATGAACCCCGGTCTAAATTGCGACTCCGGTCCGCCGTGCGCCTCAACGATAAACGGCACCGGATCTCCTTCCTTGAATGACGCGGGCAGATACAAGTAGCCCGAAATTTCCAGCCCGTCAAAGCTCGGGAAACGCACGAGCACCGGGTCACGGAACAGTGAGCGGTCAATTCCCGCGTAAATGGACTGTGTGAGCTGAGTCAGCTTCTCCGTCTGCGGATTCCAGCGAAACACTTCCGGAGCCATCGTCGGGCTTGAGAAGGAAAGAATAATCTCACCGTCTTGTGTGAATCCTGCCACGCCCATCTGTCCGTCGAGTTTCGGCAATTTTACGTCCTTGCCTGTTTCCACTTCACGGACTTTAGCACGTCCCCAACCGTCCTCGTTGGTCGAAGCAGCCATATACTTGTAGTCACGCGAGAAGCCGATACCTTCGCATTCCCATTTTGTATCGAGCCAGCCGTCATTTACATACGTCACTTTCGGCGAACCGAGTTTCATGGTTGCCATGCGCGACATACCTTCGGGATTGTCGTTGCAATCGAGATATATCGTCTGGTTGTCCGGCATCAGCGTCACCGAGCCGTACATCACGTCCCCTTTGTCCTTCGTAATGGTCTTCCACTTGCCGGTGGTCAGGTCAAGATGATGCAGGTCGTTGTTCACATTGGACGTATAGGTGCTGAGGATCATGTGCTTGCCGTCCTTCGACAGATCGGCAATCGCGTTAGACCCTTTGACGCCGTCAAAGATTTTCTTCGACTCTCCGGTCGTGATGTTCATTTCATAGATAAAAAAGTCCGTGCCGTTCTCTTCGTTCGAGGTGTAATAGATTTTTGAATCGTCCGGAGCCCACACGACGCCGCCGTACTGCACGTCCGGCCTGTTTGTCAGTTTCAATATCCGTCCCGTCTTTGTGTCCATCAGATAGAGCTGGGAGTTTTCATCTCCGCCCACCGAGGCCGAGACAATGGCGACGTGACCATGCCTTGCCAGCGTAAACCCGTCAATTCCGTCTTCAAATGTGGTTAACTGATACGGCCAGCCGGTTTCGGTGATGCGATAGACTTGAGCTGCGCCCGAAGCGGAAGATGTCACATAAACGTCTTTGCCGTCCCAGCTGTTTCCGGCCGGGCTCCAATTGCCAATCTGAAGAAACGTGCCGATATCGGGAATGTACTGCCCTTCCGAGAGCAATGTGGCCGGAGGGTTCGCGTTCGCGAGCGCACATCCGAGCAGAAGCGTAGCTGCAAACTGCTTAATCATGTTCTTGGGTCCTTGTTATGTTGTCGCTTTTCTGGGAAACTGTTCCGACTTAAATGCGCTGAACAGGTGCTTGCACTTGTTGCGCTGATATTTTCCGGTGGAGGTGACGGGAAATTCGTGGCCGAACACAACGACCTTCGGGCACTTGGCAGACGAAAGTTCGCGCGCACAAAAGCCTATAATCTCCCGTTCCGAAAGTGCGGCGCCCGGTTTCAGGCAGACATACGCGCCCACTTCTTCGCCGTACCAGTCATTCTCAAACCCGACCGCCATGGCCTTGTCGATACCGGGAATCCTCGCCAGCACTTCATCAATCTCAAATGGCGAGATATTCACGCCTCCGCGAATGATGAGTTCCTTCAGCCTGCCCGTAATGAAGAAAAACTTCCGTCCCCGCCCGTCCGTTTTGTAAAACCCTTCATCCCCGGAGCGAAACCAACCGAACTCAAACGTCTTCTCGTTTATTTCCGGATTGGCGAAGTAGTATTTCATCACGTTGACGCCGCGAATCACGATTTCACCTTTCGTGTCGGGGGGGAGCGATGTGCCGCGTTCATCGTGAATTTCCATCTCGTTTTGCGGTATCGGAACTCCGATAGAGGGGAATCCGTAATCGCGCATCCAACGCTTGTGTTCAGACGCGCTTAACTCGATGGGCAGAAAACACGAGTAGCAGGTGGTTTCCGACAGACCGTAGCCGTGCACGATTCTCAACCCGAACCGGTCCTCGAAGGCGCTCGCCAGCTCAACGGTCAACGGACCCGCCCCGCATATGATGTGACGGAACTTCGGCAGCGAAAGTTGCTTCCCTTCAAGGCTCTTTTCATGGAGGAGGAACTGCAGCAGGGTCGGCACGACGCTGACGATTTGCACCTCCTCACGCTCCAACCGTTCGAAGAAGTGATGCGTCGAAAACTTCTGGTTCAGCACCACCGTCCCGCCGTAGAACATCGGTGTCATCAGAGTAACCACGGTACCGTTCACATGATGCAGCGGCAGGACGCACATCATCCGCTGGCCTGCGGTGAGCGCATGCCACTCAGAAATTCCCTGTGCGTCCGTCAGCAGATTCTGCTGCACCAGCACCACGCCCTTTGGATTACCGGTTGTCCCCGAGGTGTAGACAATCAGAACTTCGTCCTCCAAGCCGACCTCGCGTGTTTCAACCGGTTCGCCGGAGTACTTGGTCAACTCGGCTGCATAATGGGGAAAACCCGCCGCCGCACTGCCACCCGTTTGGACAATGGTCTTGAACAGCGGCAATTTCTCGCGCAGATGAGCAAGTCGCTCAAGATACGGTTCGCGCACGAATGCAAGTTTGGTCTCTGAATTGCTCAGAATATACTCTATCCGGTCGTCCGTCTCCCCGAGATTCACCGGCACGACTACCACCCCCATTGCCCAGGCGGCAAAATACTGCACCACGGTCTCGGCGTGATTATGCGAGACAGTGGCGATGCGGTCTCCGCGCCGGATGCCAAAGCTCTCCAGCAGCCGTACCGACTTCCACACGAGCTTGAAGAACTCGCAGTAACTCCATTCGCTGCGCTCCCCGGACTCAGTGTAGAAAATCAAGAACGGCTGCTCAGGCCGGTCCTGAAGCTGCTTGTTCAGGAGTGAACCGATATTCTGAAACGGAAGAGGGGAGAGAGCTTGCGCTCCCTCCCCCAGACTCCGTGCATGTGCTATCCTTGTGTCAAGCGATGTCAATCGCTTCCTCCAATCCCAGCTAATGCGTGGCTATTTGCCTAATTCGTAGATGAAATCAAACTGAATGTTGGTCTGCTCGGCGTCACCGAAATCCAACTGAAGCTCTGCCTGTCCGTGCCAGTTGCCCGTAATCGGGAATTGGAGTCCGCCCAGTATCATCAGAGTTATCTCCGTGTCGGACTCGTCCGAGTCATAATTGCCCGGCCCTTCCACACTTGCATTGAGGAAGTGCACACCGATGCCTGCGCCGGGATAAACAAACAGATTCTTGTCAACTTCGAACGTGTAATACACGGAATTGCGAATCGCGATATCCGTGTAACTCCAATCATAAGAGCCTTCCTCTTCGCCTGCACTCCACCATGTGAAGGCAAGCTCCCACGGTAAATTCTCGGTCCACGTCCCCATGTCGGCCACTGCTCCAAGCGTTACTGCTCCGTCACCATGATCCGGGTCCACAAAGCCAATGCGAGGCCCGACTCCCTTTAATCCGATATTCGCACCCGCCCATGCCGCTTGGCTGATTCCGACGAACAATACGGTCAGCATCACCAAAAACTTCTTCATCATGTAACTCCCTAAATTAGTTTCTGCCGGACTTGGCCATAGGATAGCCACTTTCCATCATTTATTCAACTCTCTTCATCGTATTGCAGTTGCAAGCACCTCAATTTCCGGTGTTTGCGGAAAAAAATCAATGGGCTGAACACTGTTCACTTGAAATCCCGTTCTGGCAAGAATTTTCATGTCGCGAGCGAGCCGCGCCGGATTGCATGATAAATATACTACCCGTCTGACATGAGATTCTCCGAGCATTGTCAAGACTTTGGGATGACAGCCGTTGCGCGGAGGATCGAGTATCACAACATCATTCGCAGCCATCCTGTTCATCAGGTCCGGCAGCAGTGCCGCAACTTCGCCGTGCACAAATTTGCCTTCGACAGACGGGGATAAAATTCTCAATTGCTCAAATGTACTCTTTGCCAAACCGTTCTGCTCGACAACATGTACCCGGCTTCCGCCGGCTGCCGCGGCAAATCCGAGGGCGCCGTAACCGCCATATAAGTCCCAAATTACTTCCCTTCCAATTTCGCTTGCCTGCGAGTGCAGATCTTCGAGCACATGAGCGAATGCGGATTGATTGGCTTGTGTGAATGCTGCAGGATGGACTTCCAACTTGTGCCCCAGCCAATCGGCCTGCATGGCTCGGCACTCCTCTTCTCTCCAAAACATGCCTCGCTCTCCCACAATCCCCGCTTGATTTGCCGTGGCTGCCCAAATTCCGCCGGGTAGTTCGATTTTTCTCGCAAGTTCTAAGAAATTCTGAACATCCGTCTCCTTCGGCCAACCCTTAAAAATCGCCAGTGCTCCCGTTCCTGCGGCTGTCTCAAAGAAGCTGATCCGGTCCGGCAACAGAACTTTCCCAAGCTCGCGCATGTCCCGCAGGACCCATATTGCATGAGCCACAGCTTGAGTCACCGGCTCTGTTGCAAGCAGGCACTTCCTGATGGGGGTAAATCCTTCCCCGCGTGCTTTGGTGGCATAGCCGAGTTCGGCACCGCCGTGCTCTTCCCGCCGAACCTGCAAGGTTAGACGATTCCGATACCCCCACGGTTGCGGACTGGGCACTATATCCTGGACTCTGGCCTCGTCTGTCACCCCGCGCATGACCCGCCGCACCAACTCTGTTTTTTCCTTTAGTTGCTGCTGATAGGACAGAATTCCCCAGCGTGACCCGGGACATTCTTTCGCATGTCGGCAGGGATGCTCGCAGCGATGCACCGAGAGCTTCAAAACCTTCGGGTTGTCGGCTTCGCATGGCTTTACAGACAGATTGGGGGCAAAGGCCACGCGGTCTCCCGTCACAACCCCATTTGCGAACAGTACCTGTCCACGGCTCTTGATTATACCCCGACCATCGCTGGACATGCAGGCAACGTCCCCGACATGCCGGGAGCCGGACTTAAAGTGATGGTGGAGCGATTCTTGCCCCTGATCTTCATTCATTGGTACTGGAGGCACAAAACCCCGGTTTCGACCAAGCTGGTAAACAGGATGTAAAGCACCCGATAAGTTATGAAAATCTTAGGAATTGTGGTAGCCCGAAGAGGCTCCGAGCGGCTTCCCGGAAAGGTTCTCAGGGAGCTGGCTGGAGAGCCCATGCTTCTGAAACTTCTTGCCCGTGCTTCGAGGGCAACACGACTAAACGACCTGGTGGTTGCCCTGCCGGACAATAAGGCGGATGATTCGATTGAGTCACTCTGCATGTCTGCCGGATACTCTTGCTTTCGAGGCTCTGAATTCGACCTCTTGGACAGGGTCTATCGCACCGCAATTGCCTACTGCGCCGACATCGTTGTTCCGTTGCGGGCAAGCTGCCCGTTGGTTGACGGGGAACTCATCGACGAGGCCGTAGAGAAGCTTCTTGAAAACAACGATGCGGACTGGTGCACCAATAGGCTGCCCAAGCATACATTCCCGCAAGGATTGGAAGTGGACGCGATACGCATTGGTGCGCTCAGGCGAGCTTGGCAGGAAGACACCCATGCAGGGTCGCGGCAGCATCTCGAATCATTTTTGATTCGCAGGTTTGACCTGTTTTCGGCCGTCTCCTTCTCTCACTCGACAGACCTGTCGCATGTTCCATGGCAGGTGCTCACGTTGCCCGACCTTGACCGTGTTCGAGCAATCTTTGAGCGGTTGAAAGACGATGCATCAACCTGGCAGCAAGCCATGGGAATTTGGGAGAAAATCGCATCCGATTATGCCCCGGTCACACCGCCACCCGCGTCCTATTGGCATTCACGAGAGACCACTTAAGGAACCGCAATGATTACGTTCAGGAAAACTGCCGAACCGCAAACTCCCCGGACATCAACCGAAAAACTCAACCGGAAAATCCTTATCACCGGCGGGGACAGTGCTCTCGCCCGCTACCTCGCGCACGGCCTGCTCGACTCCGGTGCTCAAGTCTCCGTCCAGTGTGTCGGCGCGGAGGCCTATCATACTCTGAAAGAGAACTTTCCCTGCGTCCAGCTGAGCCCGTCGGACTTCAGATTCGGGGAAACGCTTTCGATTGTCTCCCCCGATGTCATTCTGCACATTCCGGCAGACGTTCAGCGCGGAACCCATAATGAAAGACCGATGCTGAATTTCAACCGGACGATTGACAAGGTCGTCCAGTTGTGCGAATCCGCATGGAGAAACGCGCCTCACGCACATCTTATGTATATGTCTACGACCGATGTGTACGGAGAGTGTCCGCAGCCGAAGTCCGAATCAAGCGAGCTCACGCCCGTCTCCAAATACGGCAGCTACAGCGTGATGGCCGAACAAATCCTCAATGACTTCGGAACCTACCACGGCTTGCGCACCTCTGTTCTGAGGCTTTCCTCAACCTACGGACCGGGATTGGCACACGGAACTATTGCCGAACTTGTCTATAATCTGCTCGGGCCGCAGGGCACGAACATGCACAATACCTTCGACATGAATTCGACGCTCGATATCATTCATGCGGGTGACGTGCTGCAGGCACTCAAATTGATTCTGAGCAAAGATGCTGAAGGCGTTTTCAACGTCGCATCCGGCCACAGCATGCACATCCGAGAGCTTCATACACATCTCTGCGCAATCCTGGAACTGAATGCTGCCCCCAGGACCGGGAAACCGGATATTGCTGAAGCCGTCCAACAACGATTTGATATCGCTAAACTGATAGCGCTTGGTTTCGAGCCGCAGGTTCCCCTGATTGAAGGGCTTCGCGGATATACCGCTTGGTGGAGCGGAATCAAAGCCGCATAGAGCTTATCTTTGAATCGCGATAAAATAGCCCGCTTACCGCGGGCTATTTCGTTTACCGATACCGCGGGAGACTATTGCGCCTCAAGTTTTGCCTGCCGGGCTATCTCCTCGCGTACTTCCTGCATCAGTGGAGCAATCATCTCCGCGGAGAACTCAAATTTGATTCCCGCAGCCGAATAGAGCTTCGGCAGCGGCCGTGACCCGCCCAGCGACAGACCGTGCTTGTACCCGCGCAGAGCTTCAGCGGGGTCTCTGCGTGAGCGACTCCAAATCTGGAATGCGCCCAGTTGCGCGATTCCATACTCGATGTAATAAAATGGTACTTCGAACAGGTGCAGCTGCGCGTGCCAGCGATAGTCGCGCGCCTGCTCATGACCCGTGTGGTCTGCGCCCGCGCCAAATTTTTCGACTAAACTGCGCCAATACTCCCTCCGCTGCTCGCGCGTGTGTCCCGGATGAGTGTAAATCCAATGTTGAAACGCGTCAATTGTGGCAATCCAGCACAACAGAGCAAGCTTGCCTTCGAGCTCCGTGCGAATCGTCCTTGCCTTGTCCGCTTCGCTGTAGAACTCGTCAAGCATCGGCATGCCCAGAAGCTCCATGCTCATCGAAGCAACTTCTGAAAACTCCATCGGCGCATGACGGTAGGCATACAGCTCTTCATCGCGGACCGCGAACGCATGGAACGCGTGGCCGCCTTCGTGCAGCAATGTGAACACGTCGTCATTTGTGCCGACCGCGTTCATGAAAATAAACGGCAGTCTCACTTCGGCCAGGTCGCTTTGATAGCCGCCCGGAGCTTTGCCTTTTCTGCTTGACAGGTCAAGCAGCCCGAGGTCGTTCATTTTGTCAAATTGCCGGCCGAGCTCTCCGTCCACGCGATGAAATACACGCGAACAGGCGCGAATCAGTTCGTCCGCCGTGCCAAACGGATGCAGCGGCTCACGGCCGAACGGATCGCAATCCAAGTCCCAAGGCCGAAGCACGTCCACTCCAAGCGCTTGCTTGCGCGCACGCGATGCTTCGCGCAAAACCGGCACGACCAGCTCGGCGACCGCCCTATGGTAAGCCTCACAATCGGCCGGAGTATAGTCGAACCGTTCGTACTCCCGGAATTTATAGTCGCGGTAATTCTCAAAACCGGCGTTGAGGGCGACCTGATGACGTTTGGCAAGCATCTCTTCAAATATATCTTCCAATTCGTCCCTGTCCTTCAAGCGCCGTTCCGCGACCAGCTTGTAGGCGGATTCCCGTACACTTCTGTCGGTCTCTTCAAGCATCGCCAGCGCACGAGGAATCGTGATCTCTTTGCCCTGCCATTGCACGGTCATTGCGCCAAAGAGCTTCTGATATTGCTGCGACAGCCGTTCAAGCTCCGTCTCAATCGGAACATTTACTTCACGGAATAAATCCACCGCGTTCAAACTCGAACGCAAGAACACCTCATACTTGGGGCCGAGTGTTGAAGCCCATGAGCTCGCCACGAGTTTGCGATTGAGTTTGTCCTGCGCTTCCTTCATGCGCGGGGCAATCTCTTCAACGAACAGCATGTACTCCTTTTCGGCCTGCTCATCGTCCGTCGCGCACGTCATGGCGATGTATCGGCGTGAAGACTCCTCGGCCAAGAAGGCAGAAAGCTCACTCGAATCGGCTATCCAGTTCTCAAGCTGAGACGTGCTTTCAACTTGACGCTCTTCCAAATCCTGATAATAGGGGAGAACGTCCTCCCACTTTGACAAACACAGTCCGGACGCCAAAAATCGCCGCGGAAATTCAGACGAAGGCCGGGCTAATTCCGCAACGCGGTTCTCAATGGTTAACATTCCGAAAAAATTCTCCTATCGTTCCGATACAACAAAGTAATAGTCAAAGGCATTGCCCGACTCGGGGGCGACAAAGTTGGTCGAAGCTGTCGTGCCGATTTGTGTCGACGTGCCAATCTCAACAGGCCAAACGGCGCTCCGCCAAACTGAATAGGACTCCGCGTTCTCAACAGCCGTCCAGTGCAGATACACGTTGCCGGATTCATAGGAAATCGCCAAGT
Proteins encoded:
- a CDS encoding alpha/beta hydrolase, with translation MPDSSRVLTFRLPADTPAGATIFLAADFNGWSPSHPLSRTIPQADGTHRFVLPPDIDRAEFKVTRGSWDSVECTADGQPTGNRQWNSGSHNGDLHIEVGGWCDLHPGTVSWRPRHTITGDVRVIHDVFSPQLGNMRDILVLLPPGYDDRTSERYPVMYMHDGQNLFDDVSAYDKEWGIDEISLELAEKEHLRHIVVGIPNMGLSRLHEYSPWEDDFRRSRGLGERYVRFVLQTIKPHIDAQFRTKPGREFTAVAGSSLGGLISLYAGMTRPDKFSFAACLSPSLNVAGGRIMKIAQAFHGDTRFWIDYGMHEFGGERGLSAQMIEAVQECGRLLKSNGVDARIVIDPEGEHNESSWRRRFPDVLRWWHNYLPK
- a CDS encoding S9 family peptidase → MIKQFAATLLLGCALANANPPATLLSEGQYIPDIGTFLQIGNWSPAGNSWDGKDVYVTSSASGAAQVYRITETGWPYQLTTFEDGIDGFTLARHGHVAIVSASVGGDENSQLYLMDTKTGRILKLTNRPDVQYGGVVWAPDDSKIYYTSNEENGTDFFIYEMNITTGESKKIFDGVKGSNAIADLSKDGKHMILSTYTSNVNNDLHHLDLTTGKWKTITKDKGDVMYGSVTLMPDNQTIYLDCNDNPEGMSRMATMKLGSPKVTYVNDGWLDTKWECEGIGFSRDYKYMAASTNEDGWGRAKVREVETGKDVKLPKLDGQMGVAGFTQDGEIILSFSSPTMAPEVFRWNPQTEKLTQLTQSIYAGIDRSLFRDPVLVRFPSFDGLEISGYLYLPASFKEGDPVPFIVEAHGGPESQFRPGFIRNIQYMLLNGYGVLCLNPRGSSGYGRDFLAMDNYKKRKDSLKDYKAATDWLIAQGYTKQGMIGIRGGSYGGYVVMGMITEYPDLYNAAINIVGITNFKTFLENTADYRRALREAEYGPLSDPEFLEEISPLNKAHLITTPLLVVHGENDPRVPVGEARQIIAKLTEIGTPVDSLIFPDEGHGASKRPNIIAEYRKHVEFFDKHLKGLRKPEMKE
- a CDS encoding acyl--CoA ligase, whose protein sequence is MTSLDTRIAHARSLGEGAQALSPLPFQNIGSLLNKQLQDRPEQPFLIFYTESGERSEWSYCEFFKLVWKSVRLLESFGIRRGDRIATVSHNHAETVVQYFAAWAMGVVVVPVNLGETDDRIEYILSNSETKLAFVREPYLERLAHLREKLPLFKTIVQTGGSAAAGFPHYAAELTKYSGEPVETREVGLEDEVLIVYTSGTTGNPKGVVLVQQNLLTDAQGISEWHALTAGQRMMCVLPLHHVNGTVVTLMTPMFYGGTVVLNQKFSTHHFFERLEREEVQIVSVVPTLLQFLLHEKSLEGKQLSLPKFRHIICGAGPLTVELASAFEDRFGLRIVHGYGLSETTCYSCFLPIELSASEHKRWMRDYGFPSIGVPIPQNEMEIHDERGTSLPPDTKGEIVIRGVNVMKYYFANPEINEKTFEFGWFRSGDEGFYKTDGRGRKFFFITGRLKELIIRGGVNISPFEIDEVLARIPGIDKAMAVGFENDWYGEEVGAYVCLKPGAALSEREIIGFCARELSSAKCPKVVVFGHEFPVTSTGKYQRNKCKHLFSAFKSEQFPRKATT
- a CDS encoding outer membrane beta-barrel protein, with amino-acid sequence MKKFLVMLTVLFVGISQAAWAGANIGLKGVGPRIGFVDPDHGDGAVTLGAVADMGTWTENLPWELAFTWWSAGEEEGSYDWSYTDIAIRNSVYYTFEVDKNLFVYPGAGIGVHFLNASVEGPGNYDSDESDTEITLMILGGLQFPITGNWHGQAELQLDFGDAEQTNIQFDFIYELGK
- a CDS encoding class I SAM-dependent RNA methyltransferase, which translates into the protein MNEDQGQESLHHHFKSGSRHVGDVACMSSDGRGIIKSRGQVLFANGVVTGDRVAFAPNLSVKPCEADNPKVLKLSVHRCEHPCRHAKECPGSRWGILSYQQQLKEKTELVRRVMRGVTDEARVQDIVPSPQPWGYRNRLTLQVRREEHGGAELGYATKARGEGFTPIRKCLLATEPVTQAVAHAIWVLRDMRELGKVLLPDRISFFETAAGTGALAIFKGWPKETDVQNFLELARKIELPGGIWAATANQAGIVGERGMFWREEECRAMQADWLGHKLEVHPAAFTQANQSAFAHVLEDLHSQASEIGREVIWDLYGGYGALGFAAAAGGSRVHVVEQNGLAKSTFEQLRILSPSVEGKFVHGEVAALLPDLMNRMAANDVVILDPPRNGCHPKVLTMLGESHVRRVVYLSCNPARLARDMKILARTGFQVNSVQPIDFFPQTPEIEVLATAIR
- a CDS encoding NAD(P)-dependent oxidoreductase, whose product is MITFRKTAEPQTPRTSTEKLNRKILITGGDSALARYLAHGLLDSGAQVSVQCVGAEAYHTLKENFPCVQLSPSDFRFGETLSIVSPDVILHIPADVQRGTHNERPMLNFNRTIDKVVQLCESAWRNAPHAHLMYMSTTDVYGECPQPKSESSELTPVSKYGSYSVMAEQILNDFGTYHGLRTSVLRLSSTYGPGLAHGTIAELVYNLLGPQGTNMHNTFDMNSTLDIIHAGDVLQALKLILSKDAEGVFNVASGHSMHIRELHTHLCAILELNAAPRTGKPDIAEAVQQRFDIAKLIALGFEPQVPLIEGLRGYTAWWSGIKAA
- a CDS encoding M3 family oligoendopeptidase; translation: MLTIENRVAELARPSSEFPRRFLASGLCLSKWEDVLPYYQDLEERQVESTSQLENWIADSSELSAFLAEESSRRYIAMTCATDDEQAEKEYMLFVEEIAPRMKEAQDKLNRKLVASSWASTLGPKYEVFLRSSLNAVDLFREVNVPIETELERLSQQYQKLFGAMTVQWQGKEITIPRALAMLEETDRSVRESAYKLVAERRLKDRDELEDIFEEMLAKRHQVALNAGFENYRDYKFREYERFDYTPADCEAYHRAVAELVVPVLREASRARKQALGVDVLRPWDLDCDPFGREPLHPFGTADELIRACSRVFHRVDGELGRQFDKMNDLGLLDLSSRKGKAPGGYQSDLAEVRLPFIFMNAVGTNDDVFTLLHEGGHAFHAFAVRDEELYAYRHAPMEFSEVASMSMELLGMPMLDEFYSEADKARTIRTELEGKLALLCWIATIDAFQHWIYTHPGHTREQRREYWRSLVEKFGAGADHTGHEQARDYRWHAQLHLFEVPFYYIEYGIAQLGAFQIWSRSRRDPAEALRGYKHGLSLGGSRPLPKLYSAAGIKFEFSAEMIAPLMQEVREEIARQAKLEAQ